The following are encoded together in the Candidatus Thorarchaeota archaeon genome:
- a CDS encoding site-specific DNA-methyltransferase has product MTRNGDLASKRLDIGHTRTCDCPENHISCLTAKEWLRYQVAVWEFYYEKKDLRDKRIHPAVFPIGLPKRCIELFTHKGELVLDPFVGSGTTLLAARTLERNAVGFDLKKEYVETAQKRLREERSGGATQLAICDDALRVCDYLDDESVSLIVTSPPYASLLNRRRTNRSIRGDLRRSEHYMEVQQYSEDSRDLGTMTIEDYSNAIESIFAGILPVIRPKGNVIINITDYWWEGRRVPAHIYVVQSMQKAGYELRNTMIWDRRNLVNRTGIYGWPNNYITLSTTFEYLLHFWKPSERSES; this is encoded by the coding sequence ATGACTCGGAACGGAGACCTCGCCAGTAAGAGGCTGGACATAGGACACACGAGGACCTGTGACTGCCCGGAGAACCATATCAGCTGCCTAACAGCAAAGGAGTGGTTACGGTACCAAGTTGCAGTATGGGAGTTTTACTACGAGAAGAAGGACCTGCGGGACAAGAGAATACACCCGGCCGTGTTTCCTATTGGGCTTCCCAAGAGGTGCATTGAACTCTTCACTCACAAAGGAGAGCTCGTACTTGATCCATTCGTGGGCTCAGGCACCACGCTCTTGGCAGCAAGGACTCTTGAGCGGAACGCGGTAGGCTTCGACCTCAAGAAGGAGTATGTTGAGACTGCACAGAAGAGACTCAGAGAAGAGAGGTCAGGAGGGGCCACGCAGCTTGCGATATGTGACGATGCATTGAGAGTCTGTGATTATCTCGACGACGAGTCGGTCTCCCTCATCGTCACCTCACCGCCGTATGCTAGCCTGCTGAATCGACGCAGGACCAACAGGAGCATCAGAGGAGACCTGAGGAGGAGCGAGCACTACATGGAGGTCCAGCAGTATTCAGAGGACTCAAGAGACCTCGGCACCATGACCATCGAGGACTACTCCAATGCAATAGAGTCCATCTTCGCAGGTATTCTTCCGGTCATTAGACCCAAAGGTAATGTGATCATAAATATCACGGACTACTGGTGGGAAGGCCGACGCGTACCTGCCCACATCTACGTGGTCCAGTCTATGCAGAAGGCAGGGTACGAGCTGAGGAACACCATGATCTGGGACAGGAGGAATCTTGTGAACCGGACCGGAATATACGGGTGGCCTAACAACTACATCACGCTGTCTACGACTTTCGAGTACTTGCTTCACTTCTGGAAGCCGTCGGAGAGGTCAGAGTCCTAG